A part of Denitratisoma oestradiolicum genomic DNA contains:
- a CDS encoding ABC transporter ATP-binding protein, which produces MVISVSGLGKAYPVRQGPWVTLGGWFGLTPPQRRWVFRGLDFTIGPGQAVGIIGANGAGKSTLLKVLTGTALATEGEARVEGRVSALLELGMGFHPDFTGRQNVFLAGQMLGLARPEIAALVPEIQEFAEIGDYFDQPVRTYSSGMFVRLAFSVATAVRPEVLIVDEALAVGDIYFQHKSFARIRRFKEEGTTLLFVSHDPGAVKSLCDRALLLGDGRLLMDGDPDDVLDYYTALIAERENRHELVSGGDQFQGRSGNGKARIDSVEILGEMGEAQALRVGDAATLRIRFTAHEILPDLVLGMLIKDRTGYDIYGINTHQRPHLPPLGDRPGQPRTLDFRIPALNLGAGSYSVTVALHSHADHLHDNYDWWERALVFQIVPNHRHGHFVGVTALQAEPSMEETAS; this is translated from the coding sequence ATGGTCATCAGCGTCTCCGGCCTGGGCAAGGCCTACCCCGTCCGCCAGGGCCCCTGGGTTACCCTGGGCGGCTGGTTCGGCTTGACCCCCCCCCAGCGTCGCTGGGTGTTCCGGGGCCTGGACTTCACCATCGGCCCGGGCCAGGCCGTTGGCATCATCGGCGCCAACGGCGCCGGCAAGAGTACCCTGCTCAAGGTACTCACTGGCACGGCCCTGGCGACCGAAGGCGAGGCACGGGTCGAGGGACGGGTTTCCGCCTTGCTGGAACTGGGCATGGGCTTCCATCCCGACTTCACCGGCCGCCAGAACGTCTTCCTCGCCGGCCAGATGCTAGGGCTGGCGCGTCCGGAAATCGCCGCCCTCGTGCCCGAGATCCAGGAATTCGCCGAGATCGGCGACTACTTCGATCAGCCCGTACGCACCTATTCCTCTGGCATGTTCGTGCGCCTGGCCTTCAGCGTCGCCACCGCCGTGCGTCCCGAAGTGCTGATCGTGGACGAGGCCCTGGCCGTGGGCGACATCTATTTCCAGCACAAGTCCTTCGCCCGCATCCGCCGCTTCAAGGAAGAAGGCACTACCCTGCTCTTCGTCTCCCACGATCCCGGCGCCGTGAAAAGTCTCTGCGACCGAGCCCTCCTCTTGGGGGACGGCCGATTGCTGATGGACGGTGATCCAGACGATGTCCTCGATTACTACACGGCTCTTATCGCCGAGCGGGAAAACCGCCATGAGCTGGTCAGCGGTGGTGATCAGTTTCAGGGTCGTTCCGGCAACGGCAAGGCACGCATCGACAGCGTCGAAATCCTGGGAGAAATGGGCGAGGCCCAGGCCCTGCGTGTGGGCGATGCCGCCACGCTGCGTATCCGCTTCACCGCCCACGAGATTCTGCCCGACCTAGTGCTGGGCATGCTGATCAAGGACCGCACCGGTTACGACATTTACGGTATCAACACCCATCAGCGGCCCCACCTGCCGCCCCTTGGCGACCGGCCGGGGCAGCCGCGCACCCTCGATTTCCGCATCCCAGCCCTCAACCTGGGCGCCGGCAGCTACAGTGTCACCGTCGCCCTGCACAGCCATGCCGACCACCTGCATGACAACTACGACTGGTGGGAACGGGCTCTGGTCTTCCAGATCGTACCCAACCACCGGCATGGTCATTTCGTCGGTGTGACGGCACTCCAGGCTGAGCCGTCGATGGAGGAAACCGCGTCGTGA
- a CDS encoding class I SAM-dependent methyltransferase, with protein sequence MILPNNPHVDPEDVERQLRQTLARRRETPLPAARQRPPAPPEPRLSWRQRLKRIPVLGASLVFLYHRWRRITAPGIGRRERIKALPLVGDLCYFLWVLADLPRFRLTTAMSLDALRQDQQTLVAQLQAARQDQQEQHRRQGLAQEQLHAELRESVQRLERLNQKLAERNGALEQRNGVLEQRSAGLEESNRLLEQRLAAWQSAGEERLAMHSRALRLLEQRAAADAPAPSVGGVEAVAAPVLGNFYLEFETRFRGSPESVKERQRPYLPYLRAAVAGVATPRCVDIGCGRGEWLELLREQGLNPLGIDLDPGMVLACRDRGLDARQEDGIAWLRAQAPDSLDLVSAFQVIEHLSLDQFLSLLDATLEALAPGGIAIFETPNPENLIVGACNFYYDPTHRNPIPPPVAAFIAEQRGFPRVEILRLNPYPDSMLLEGGDIVSQRLNGLLYGPQDYALIVGKRHADD encoded by the coding sequence GTGATCCTGCCCAACAATCCTCACGTCGATCCAGAGGATGTCGAGCGCCAGTTGCGCCAGACCCTGGCCCGTCGCCGCGAGACTCCCCTGCCGGCAGCCCGCCAGCGGCCTCCCGCCCCGCCGGAACCCCGGTTGTCCTGGCGCCAGCGCTTGAAGCGAATTCCCGTGCTGGGCGCAAGCCTGGTCTTTCTCTATCACCGTTGGCGGCGGATCACCGCACCCGGCATTGGTCGCCGGGAGCGGATCAAGGCCCTGCCCCTGGTGGGTGACCTGTGCTATTTCCTCTGGGTTCTGGCCGATCTGCCCCGCTTCCGACTTACCACCGCCATGAGCCTTGATGCCCTGCGCCAGGATCAACAGACCCTCGTGGCCCAGCTCCAGGCGGCGCGTCAAGACCAGCAGGAACAGCATCGTCGCCAGGGGCTCGCCCAGGAACAACTCCATGCTGAACTGCGCGAATCCGTACAACGGCTGGAGCGGCTCAACCAGAAACTGGCGGAGCGCAACGGCGCCTTGGAGCAGCGCAACGGTGTCTTGGAGCAGCGCAGCGCCGGCCTCGAGGAAAGCAATCGCCTTCTCGAACAGCGCTTGGCCGCCTGGCAGAGCGCTGGCGAGGAACGCCTGGCCATGCACAGTCGAGCCCTGCGTCTGCTTGAACAACGCGCGGCTGCGGACGCGCCAGCCCCATCTGTCGGTGGAGTGGAGGCAGTGGCGGCCCCGGTTCTGGGCAACTTCTATCTGGAATTCGAAACCCGGTTCCGCGGGAGCCCCGAATCCGTCAAGGAGCGCCAGCGCCCTTACCTACCCTATCTGCGGGCGGCGGTGGCGGGTGTCGCCACGCCGCGCTGCGTGGACATCGGCTGCGGCCGGGGCGAATGGCTGGAACTGTTGCGGGAGCAGGGGCTCAACCCCCTGGGGATAGACCTTGACCCGGGCATGGTGCTGGCCTGCCGTGATCGGGGACTCGACGCCCGCCAGGAGGACGGCATCGCCTGGCTGCGGGCCCAGGCGCCGGATAGCCTCGACCTCGTCAGCGCCTTCCAGGTGATAGAGCACCTCAGCCTCGACCAGTTCCTTTCCCTGCTGGATGCCACCCTGGAGGCCCTGGCCCCCGGGGGCATCGCCATCTTCGAAACACCCAATCCCGAGAACCTGATCGTGGGTGCCTGCAACTTCTACTACGATCCCACCCACCGGAACCCCATCCCGCCTCCCGTGGCGGCCTTCATCGCCGAGCAACGGGGCTTTCCAAGAGTCGAGATTCTGCGCCTCAATCCCTACCCCGATTCCATGCTGCTCGAAGGCGGGGACATCGTCTCTCAGCGCCTGAACGGCCTGCTCTACGGACCCCAGGATTACGCCCTGATCGTTGGAAAGCGCCATGCGGATGATTAA
- a CDS encoding glycosyltransferase, translating into MTGKAIHQFHPSCAPGDGVTNGMLFTRRLLRDMGFASEIYCDHIPSELAAIVRPRQELDPAAGAWLLVHHSLGYEDDAWLARFAGRAVLVYHNITPTEMLPAEGPWRDLARLGRTQLTAWKPWFAGALGDSTLNVDDLRVAGYETPRVLPLLVDLHTLQTAPWEADILGRYQDTTNILFVGRLAPNKRHDLLLDAFAEYLHHGADPACLILPGKAQDAAWQTHLEDRAEALGIRDQVDFLGPVSDNVLRGLYRAADVFCCVSDHEGFGMPLIEAALFDVPVLARAVSGVPDTLGEGGLLTDSDDPRTLGALMHLLLDEPGLRRRVLAGQQANLTRFHPGNLGADLADFLTGLGLAVPRPPERAAAAVPRWRVEGPFDSSYSLALVNRETARALVRQGQTVALSPTPGSGEPDPDPGFLARHPDMAALVHAAGRPGATDVTLRFTYPPRCDAMVGRVRAVHAYGWEETGFPARYVRWFNRKLDLITVLSREVRKTLQDAGVRVPIAVVGAGVDQWAAPENTGGLSLPPLGKSYRFLHISSAFPRKGVDVLLAAYGKAFRADDDVTLVIKTFPNPHNDVSEQLTTLRRRDPGYPDVVLINEDWPDARIAALYSQCQAFVAPARGEGLGLPMAEAMRFGLPVITTAWGGQTDFCTPETAWLIDYHFAPSRSHLDADHSAWAEPDADHLAALMTEVRQAPAAVLAPRLRAARERVAREYTWDRMAERTRAAVMALDRLPAFRPQPRVAWVSSWNTRCGIATYSGYLSAAIPDDRLRVYASRDGDPVAEDKPNVTRCWDTGLHGTLDELRAALARDKPEALVIQYNYGFFPLAQLAALSDDQHRRGGQTHLFLHATQDVDKPDFKASLREIVPALGRMDRIYVHGHDDLDRLRALGLATNTTLFPHGIPLPEGVPDAGLRAARGLTDKRVIASYGFLLPHKGQRQLLEAFALLAEKHPDLHLVLSCALYPVAESFAERETIEAMAKQAGITDRVHLITDFLPDAESFSWLQLADLVVYPYQHTQESASGAVRMGLACGRPVAVTPLSIFDDVDAVVHRLPGISPEQMARGIEALLADPVRLASRQAAADRYRAARAWPALARRFLDIVDALANALPEPDDAAHG; encoded by the coding sequence ATGACCGGTAAAGCCATTCACCAGTTTCACCCCAGTTGCGCTCCCGGTGACGGCGTCACCAACGGCATGTTGTTTACTCGCCGGCTGTTGCGGGACATGGGCTTTGCCTCCGAAATCTACTGCGACCACATCCCGTCCGAGCTGGCCGCCATCGTCCGTCCCCGCCAGGAGCTCGATCCTGCCGCCGGCGCCTGGCTGCTGGTGCATCACAGCCTTGGCTACGAGGACGACGCCTGGCTTGCGCGTTTCGCCGGCCGCGCCGTGCTGGTCTATCACAACATCACCCCGACGGAGATGCTGCCGGCAGAGGGCCCCTGGCGCGACCTGGCCCGCCTGGGCCGCACGCAGCTCACGGCCTGGAAGCCCTGGTTCGCCGGTGCCCTGGGCGATTCCACCCTGAATGTCGATGACCTGCGGGTCGCCGGCTACGAGACTCCCCGGGTGCTGCCCCTGCTGGTGGACCTGCACACCCTGCAGACCGCCCCCTGGGAGGCCGATATCCTCGGGCGCTACCAGGACACCACCAACATCCTTTTCGTTGGCCGCCTGGCGCCCAACAAGCGTCACGACCTCCTGCTCGACGCCTTCGCCGAATATCTTCATCACGGCGCCGACCCCGCCTGCCTGATCCTGCCGGGCAAGGCCCAGGACGCCGCCTGGCAGACCCATCTGGAAGACCGGGCCGAGGCTCTGGGCATCCGCGACCAGGTGGACTTCCTCGGCCCTGTGTCTGACAACGTCTTGCGGGGCCTGTACCGGGCCGCCGACGTCTTTTGCTGCGTCAGCGACCACGAAGGTTTTGGCATGCCCCTGATCGAGGCCGCCTTGTTCGATGTGCCCGTCCTGGCCCGGGCCGTTAGCGGCGTGCCCGACACCCTGGGCGAAGGGGGGCTGCTTACCGACAGCGACGATCCCCGAACCCTGGGCGCCCTGATGCACCTCCTGCTGGACGAGCCCGGTCTGCGGCGCCGGGTCCTGGCGGGCCAGCAGGCCAACCTGACCCGTTTCCATCCCGGAAACCTGGGGGCGGACCTGGCGGATTTCCTCACCGGCCTCGGCCTCGCCGTCCCCCGCCCCCCGGAGCGAGCCGCTGCCGCCGTTCCCCGCTGGCGCGTGGAAGGCCCCTTCGACTCCAGTTACAGCCTGGCCCTGGTCAACCGCGAGACGGCCCGGGCCCTGGTCCGCCAGGGACAGACTGTCGCCCTCTCGCCGACGCCGGGCAGCGGCGAGCCGGACCCCGATCCGGGCTTCCTCGCCCGTCATCCCGACATGGCCGCCCTGGTGCATGCGGCTGGCCGGCCCGGCGCCACCGACGTCACCCTCCGCTTCACCTATCCTCCCCGCTGCGATGCCATGGTGGGCCGGGTGCGCGCCGTCCATGCCTACGGCTGGGAGGAAACCGGGTTTCCCGCCCGCTATGTCCGCTGGTTCAACCGCAAGCTCGACCTCATCACCGTTCTTTCCCGGGAAGTCCGCAAGACGCTCCAGGATGCCGGCGTGCGGGTGCCCATCGCCGTTGTCGGTGCCGGCGTGGACCAATGGGCCGCCCCGGAGAACACAGGCGGGTTGAGCCTGCCCCCCCTGGGCAAGTCCTATCGTTTCCTGCACATCTCTTCGGCCTTTCCGCGCAAGGGCGTGGACGTGCTCCTCGCCGCCTACGGCAAGGCCTTCCGCGCCGATGACGATGTCACCCTGGTCATCAAGACCTTTCCCAATCCCCACAACGACGTCTCCGAACAACTGACCACCCTGCGTCGCCGCGACCCCGGCTACCCGGACGTCGTGCTGATCAACGAGGACTGGCCAGACGCTCGCATCGCCGCCCTCTATAGCCAGTGCCAGGCCTTCGTCGCCCCCGCCCGAGGCGAAGGCCTGGGCTTGCCCATGGCCGAGGCCATGCGCTTCGGCCTGCCCGTCATCACCACCGCCTGGGGCGGGCAGACCGACTTTTGCACCCCGGAAACCGCCTGGCTCATCGACTACCATTTCGCCCCGTCCCGTAGTCACCTGGACGCGGATCACTCCGCCTGGGCCGAGCCCGACGCGGACCACCTGGCGGCCCTGATGACCGAGGTGCGCCAGGCCCCGGCCGCCGTCCTGGCGCCCCGGCTGCGGGCCGCCCGGGAGCGGGTGGCACGGGAGTACACCTGGGATCGCATGGCGGAAAGGACCCGCGCCGCCGTGATGGCCCTGGACCGCCTGCCGGCCTTCCGCCCCCAGCCCCGGGTTGCCTGGGTGTCCTCCTGGAACACCCGCTGCGGCATCGCCACCTATTCCGGTTACCTGTCAGCCGCCATCCCCGACGACCGCTTGCGCGTCTACGCCAGCCGGGACGGCGACCCTGTGGCCGAGGACAAGCCCAACGTGACGCGCTGCTGGGATACCGGCCTGCACGGCACCCTGGACGAGCTGAGGGCCGCGCTGGCGCGGGACAAGCCGGAAGCCCTGGTCATCCAGTACAACTACGGCTTCTTCCCCCTGGCCCAACTGGCCGCCCTGAGCGATGACCAGCACCGGCGCGGCGGGCAGACGCATCTTTTCCTTCATGCCACCCAGGACGTGGACAAGCCCGACTTCAAGGCCTCCCTGCGGGAAATCGTTCCCGCCCTGGGGCGTATGGACCGCATCTACGTCCATGGCCACGATGACCTGGACCGGCTGCGCGCCCTGGGTCTGGCCACCAACACCACCCTGTTCCCCCACGGCATTCCCCTGCCTGAAGGCGTGCCCGATGCAGGCCTGCGGGCCGCCCGGGGCCTGACAGACAAGCGCGTCATCGCCAGCTACGGCTTCCTGCTTCCCCACAAGGGCCAGCGCCAGTTGCTGGAAGCCTTCGCCCTCCTGGCCGAAAAGCACCCCGACCTGCACCTGGTCCTGAGTTGTGCCCTCTACCCGGTGGCCGAATCCTTTGCCGAAAGGGAGACCATCGAAGCGATGGCGAAGCAGGCTGGCATCACCGACCGAGTCCACTTGATCACCGACTTTCTGCCGGACGCGGAGAGCTTCTCCTGGCTACAACTGGCCGACCTGGTGGTCTATCCCTATCAGCACACCCAGGAATCCGCCAGCGGCGCCGTGCGCATGGGCCTGGCCTGCGGTCGGCCCGTGGCCGTCACACCCTTGTCCATCTTCGACGACGTGGATGCCGTGGTCCATCGCCTGCCGGGCATTTCCCCCGAACAGATGGCCCGGGGCATCGAAGCACTGCTGGCCGATCCGGTGCGGCTGGCCTCCCGCCAGGCCGCCGCCGACCGCTACCGGGCCGCCCGAGCCTGGCCCGCCCTTGCCCGGCGCTTCCTCGACATCGTGGACGCCCTTGCCAACGCCCTGCCGGAACCCGATGATGCAGCCCATGGCTGA
- a CDS encoding glycosyltransferase family 2 protein has translation MAESVPILVSLVIPVFNEAEGLPANLPWLLEQAAVPGVEFEVLVVDDGSRDATAEALATLASADARIRPLFFTRNFGKEAAIAAGLDHARGEAAIVLDSDRQHPPQMIPTMIERWRQGFAVVEAFKRHRGEADLGGGLPARLFYRLFARASGIDLAGQTDFKLLDRSVIETLKAMPERRRFFRGLVAWAGYPSARLPFDVPPRVGGTSRWPLVRLVRYAVDGLMGFSDLPLQLIGGVGALVLAVAGFAGVVALYQKLAGTALDGFTTVIILLALASGALMLGLGIVGLYLARIHEQLQGRPPYLLRRPEDRQP, from the coding sequence ATGGCTGAATCGGTGCCCATTCTCGTCTCCCTGGTCATCCCCGTCTTCAATGAGGCGGAAGGCCTGCCCGCCAACCTGCCCTGGCTGCTGGAACAGGCCGCCGTGCCGGGGGTGGAGTTCGAGGTCCTGGTGGTGGACGACGGCTCCCGGGACGCCACTGCCGAAGCCCTTGCCACCCTGGCCTCGGCCGATGCCCGCATCCGGCCCCTCTTTTTCACCCGCAACTTCGGCAAGGAAGCGGCCATCGCGGCGGGGCTGGACCACGCCCGAGGCGAGGCCGCCATCGTCCTGGACAGCGACCGCCAGCATCCGCCGCAGATGATCCCCACCATGATCGAACGCTGGCGCCAGGGCTTTGCCGTGGTGGAGGCCTTCAAGCGTCACCGGGGAGAGGCCGACCTGGGCGGCGGCCTGCCGGCCCGGCTGTTCTATCGGCTATTCGCCCGCGCCTCGGGCATCGACCTGGCCGGACAGACCGACTTCAAGCTCCTGGACCGCAGCGTCATCGAGACGCTGAAGGCCATGCCCGAACGTCGGCGCTTCTTCCGGGGCCTGGTGGCCTGGGCGGGCTATCCCAGCGCCCGCCTACCCTTTGACGTGCCGCCCCGGGTGGGCGGTACCAGCCGCTGGCCCCTGGTCCGGCTGGTGCGCTACGCCGTGGACGGTCTGATGGGCTTTTCCGATCTTCCCCTGCAACTCATCGGCGGTGTGGGCGCCCTGGTGTTGGCCGTGGCGGGTTTCGCCGGCGTCGTTGCCCTCTACCAGAAGCTGGCAGGCACCGCCCTGGATGGTTTCACCACCGTCATCATCCTGCTCGCCCTGGCCAGCGGCGCCCTGATGCTGGGCCTGGGTATCGTCGGCCTCTACCTGGCCCGCATCCACGAACAACTCCAGGGCCGCCCCCCCTACCTGCTGCGCCGACCCGAGGATCGCCAGCCATGA
- a CDS encoding DMT family transporter has protein sequence MNAWAFALLAVVLNVGAQLALKLADGRLLSLPLVVALACYGASFFLTLKIYAVNPLSLAAPLMAGLTFLLTPLAAVLILNESLGLARVGGIVLILAGILVLTRAG, from the coding sequence ATGAACGCCTGGGCCTTCGCCCTGCTGGCCGTCGTCCTCAACGTTGGCGCGCAACTGGCCCTCAAGCTCGCCGACGGTCGGCTGCTGTCGCTCCCCCTGGTCGTCGCCCTGGCCTGCTACGGCGCCAGCTTCTTCCTCACCTTGAAAATCTACGCTGTCAATCCCCTGAGCCTGGCGGCCCCCCTGATGGCGGGCCTGACCTTCCTGCTCACCCCCCTGGCCGCCGTGCTGATCCTGAACGAAAGCCTTGGCCTGGCGCGGGTGGGCGGCATCGTCCTGATCCTGGCCGGCATCCTCGTCCTGACGCGGGCCGGATGA
- a CDS encoding DUF6311 domain-containing protein, producing MKLAFRDPGHAGLSGALLGGLFFLGVYGPHILDPRQIAWLLHGDPAQHYLGFAFFRHAPWTWPPGLIPGLGGGTSLVYTDAIPLLGLLFKPLSPWLPADFQYFGAWMLLCHLLHGAFAARILTRLGCDGTARAAATLLLLSSPALALRAYGHESLMAHWLLLAAIDAWLANRPGRQGLLLCLGALIHPYWLALLAPFALYHWWRAGRPLVPLAGTALLLILLMAAAGYFIARPGQLAAEGYGHYSANLLTFLDPMDWQGFLRHYGRPTDGTGEWSRLLPPLGQATAGQYEGFAYLGAGVLLLLALAAGMALWRRSSGSIGPAGKALTALLPLALVLFLYALSARVTLGTAVLTDPQLPDGLLKLLGIFRSTGRFVWPLALLLPLLALAVLASTFSRRTLALLLVGLCLLQGADLSAKWGEFRQRFASGGLGRLPDFEAPAWQAAAPCRHLVVLPPRTEGEDWIAPALFAARHRQSLNAAYLARADETARQQDEARHRADLAAGRPASGTAYWITDEAAYPVPAEALASRVLRLPVPVGEGGGQILISRESPCSAP from the coding sequence ATGAAATTGGCATTCCGTGACCCGGGCCACGCGGGCCTGTCGGGCGCCCTGCTGGGAGGACTCTTTTTCCTTGGGGTGTATGGCCCCCACATTCTCGATCCGCGCCAGATCGCCTGGCTGCTTCACGGCGACCCGGCCCAGCACTACCTGGGCTTTGCCTTCTTCCGCCACGCCCCCTGGACCTGGCCCCCAGGCCTCATCCCGGGCCTGGGGGGCGGCACCAGCCTGGTCTATACCGACGCCATCCCCCTCCTGGGGTTGCTGTTCAAGCCTCTCTCCCCCTGGCTGCCGGCGGATTTCCAGTATTTCGGCGCCTGGATGTTGCTCTGCCACCTGCTCCACGGCGCCTTCGCCGCCCGCATCCTGACCCGCCTGGGCTGCGACGGCACCGCCCGCGCCGCCGCGACCCTGCTGCTGCTCTCCAGCCCGGCCCTGGCCCTGCGCGCCTACGGCCACGAATCCCTGATGGCCCACTGGCTGCTGTTGGCCGCCATCGACGCCTGGTTGGCCAACCGTCCCGGCCGCCAGGGCCTGCTGCTCTGCCTGGGCGCCCTGATCCACCCTTACTGGCTGGCCCTGCTCGCGCCCTTCGCCCTGTACCACTGGTGGCGGGCCGGCCGTCCCCTGGTGCCACTGGCGGGAACGGCCCTGCTGCTCATCCTGCTGATGGCGGCGGCGGGCTATTTCATCGCCCGCCCTGGTCAGTTGGCGGCGGAAGGCTACGGCCACTACTCGGCCAACCTGCTCACCTTCCTCGACCCCATGGACTGGCAAGGTTTCCTGCGCCACTACGGGCGGCCCACCGATGGCACCGGGGAGTGGTCGCGTCTTCTGCCGCCCCTGGGCCAGGCCACCGCCGGCCAGTACGAGGGTTTCGCCTACCTGGGGGCCGGTGTGCTGTTGCTGTTGGCCCTGGCGGCGGGCATGGCCTTGTGGCGCCGGTCCAGTGGTTCCATCGGTCCCGCCGGCAAGGCCCTGACCGCACTACTGCCCCTGGCCCTCGTCCTGTTCCTCTACGCCCTCTCGGCCCGGGTCACCCTGGGAACCGCCGTCCTCACCGATCCCCAACTGCCGGACGGCCTCCTCAAGCTGCTCGGCATCTTCCGCTCCACCGGTCGCTTCGTCTGGCCCCTGGCCCTGCTGCTGCCCCTGCTTGCCCTCGCCGTCCTTGCCAGCACTTTTTCCCGGCGCACCCTGGCCCTGCTGCTGGTCGGACTCTGCCTGCTGCAAGGCGCCGACCTTTCCGCCAAATGGGGCGAATTCCGCCAGCGCTTCGCCTCCGGTGGTCTTGGCCGGCTACCCGACTTCGAGGCGCCGGCTTGGCAAGCCGCCGCCCCCTGTCGGCATCTGGTGGTGCTGCCGCCCCGCACCGAAGGCGAGGACTGGATCGCCCCGGCCCTCTTCGCCGCCCGCCACCGGCAAAGTCTGAACGCCGCCTATCTGGCCCGGGCCGATGAAACTGCCCGCCAGCAGGACGAGGCCCGGCACCGGGCCGACCTGGCCGCCGGCCGGCCGGCCTCCGGCACCGCCTACTGGATTACCGACGAGGCCGCCTACCCCGTGCCCGCCGAGGCCCTGGCCAGCCGTGTCCTGCGCCTGCCCGTGCCGGTGGGCGAGGGCGGTGGCCAGATTCTGATCTCCCGGGAAAGCCCATGCTCGGCACCCTGA
- a CDS encoding acyltransferase family protein produces MLGTLRLLLALMVALSHADVRWWGLNPGVIAVVGFYAISGYVMTGLVRRHYASRALLPRFYADRALRLLPAYYAVILAALAWYLWHGPDALFLVRLPLWRDLFNHLLIVPHNYYMWNDADHFVLIPPAWSLGCEIQFYLLFPLILLSGARLPVLALSLGVYLAAFVGRLPTEWFGYRLLPGVLFIFLLGSWLADLHRQGRWNAARLLALAIPILAGLLAAVGAGAGKTAIPYNPETLLGLALALPLLHLLAPRPGKAWDERAGDLSYGLFLCHFLVFWLWPGADTGPLALRVLAALTLAWLIHRFIEAPILAWRHRLRAPAAGSLEK; encoded by the coding sequence ATGCTCGGCACCCTGAGACTGCTGCTGGCCCTGATGGTGGCCCTGAGCCACGCCGACGTGCGCTGGTGGGGGCTGAATCCCGGCGTCATTGCCGTCGTCGGCTTCTACGCCATTTCCGGCTATGTCATGACGGGCCTGGTGCGTCGCCACTACGCCAGCCGTGCCCTGCTGCCGCGCTTCTACGCCGACCGTGCCTTGCGCCTGCTGCCGGCCTACTACGCCGTGATCCTGGCGGCCCTGGCCTGGTACCTCTGGCACGGCCCCGACGCCCTGTTCCTGGTGCGCCTGCCCCTCTGGCGCGACCTCTTCAACCACCTGCTGATCGTGCCCCACAACTATTACATGTGGAACGACGCCGATCATTTCGTCCTCATCCCCCCGGCCTGGTCCCTGGGCTGCGAAATCCAGTTCTACCTGCTGTTTCCCCTGATCCTGCTCTCCGGCGCACGCCTGCCGGTCCTGGCTTTGAGCCTGGGTGTGTACCTGGCGGCCTTCGTCGGCCGCCTACCCACCGAGTGGTTCGGCTATCGCCTGCTTCCCGGCGTCCTGTTCATCTTCCTGCTGGGTTCCTGGCTGGCGGACCTCCATCGCCAGGGCCGGTGGAATGCTGCTCGGCTGCTGGCCCTTGCTATCCCCATCCTCGCCGGCCTGCTGGCGGCGGTGGGCGCCGGTGCCGGCAAGACCGCCATCCCCTACAACCCGGAAACCCTGCTGGGTCTGGCCCTGGCCCTGCCCCTGCTGCACCTGCTGGCGCCCCGTCCCGGCAAGGCCTGGGACGAACGGGCCGGCGACCTCTCCTACGGCCTGTTCCTCTGCCACTTTCTGGTCTTCTGGCTCTGGCCCGGCGCCGACACCGGACCCCTGGCCCTGCGTGTCCTGGCGGCCCTGACCCTGGCCTGGCTGATCCACCGCTTCATCGAGGCACCCATTCTGGCCTGGCGCCATCGCCTGCGCGCCCCGGCCGCCGGGAGTCTGGAAAAGTGA